In the Leptolyngbya sp. FACHB-261 genome, one interval contains:
- a CDS encoding TldD/PmbA family protein encodes MSDSDLSQRAQQLLELARQQGAEAAEVYLSTSQSRPVYFEANRLKQLESLESEGIALRLWKQGRPGLAVAYGPVEAQTLVDKALALSALNEPEDIELAEARTERYPDLGEAVPVETLLEWGRESIERVRQAYPEVVCSSQWTSDRETTYLINSNGFEAGYADITLSSSLGVEWVRGEDFLGIYDGQTDRQPLDPKALAELILQRLRWAEENTAPPQGKVPILLTSKAVDLLFGTVQSAINAKQVLQGASPWGDRLGELVASEQLTLSQEPQAGPFSCPFDDEGTPTRSLSFLEQGVLQNFYTDRRTARDLKQSSTGNGFRPGLGSYPTPGLFNLVVQPGTGSLAELIAGLEDGLIVDQVLGNGAGISGDLSLNVDLGYRVKQGQIVGRVKDTMVAGNIYTALKQILRLGGDADWNGSLYAPSMVVGGLSVTGRA; translated from the coding sequence ATGAGTGATTCCGATTTATCTCAACGCGCTCAACAGCTACTAGAACTGGCGCGTCAGCAGGGCGCTGAGGCAGCTGAAGTTTATCTGTCTACCTCTCAGTCCCGTCCGGTCTACTTTGAAGCCAACCGCTTGAAGCAGCTAGAAAGCCTGGAGTCCGAAGGCATTGCCTTGCGCCTATGGAAGCAAGGCCGTCCAGGCTTGGCGGTTGCTTATGGGCCTGTGGAGGCTCAAACTCTAGTGGATAAAGCCCTGGCTTTGAGTGCGCTCAACGAGCCGGAAGACATCGAACTGGCTGAGGCTCGAACCGAGCGCTATCCTGACTTAGGCGAAGCTGTACCCGTAGAAACTCTGCTGGAGTGGGGGCGAGAGTCGATTGAGCGGGTGCGACAGGCCTACCCAGAGGTGGTTTGCTCCTCCCAATGGACCAGTGATCGCGAAACCACTTACCTAATCAATTCCAACGGCTTTGAAGCGGGATATGCCGATATCACGCTCAGCAGCTCGTTGGGAGTGGAGTGGGTGCGGGGTGAAGATTTTTTGGGCATCTACGATGGTCAAACGGATCGACAGCCACTCGACCCCAAAGCCCTAGCTGAATTAATCCTTCAACGCCTGCGTTGGGCCGAAGAAAACACAGCCCCTCCCCAGGGCAAAGTACCGATCCTGCTGACTTCTAAAGCCGTAGACTTACTATTTGGTACGGTTCAATCAGCAATTAACGCTAAGCAGGTCCTGCAGGGAGCTTCCCCTTGGGGAGATCGCCTGGGCGAGTTGGTGGCCTCCGAACAGCTCACTTTGAGTCAAGAGCCCCAAGCTGGCCCTTTTAGTTGCCCTTTCGATGACGAAGGGACTCCCACCCGGTCCCTTAGCTTTCTAGAGCAGGGGGTACTGCAGAACTTTTACACTGACCGCCGCACCGCAAGGGACCTCAAGCAGAGCAGCACTGGCAATGGCTTCCGACCGGGTTTAGGCAGCTATCCCACGCCAGGGCTGTTTAATCTGGTAGTGCAACCGGGCACAGGCAGCTTGGCGGAGCTGATTGCGGGTTTGGAAGATGGCCTGATCGTGGATCAAGTTCTGGGCAATGGTGCCGGAATTTCAGGAGATCTCTCACTCAACGTTGACCTGGGCTATCGCGTCAAACAGGGGCAGATTGTGGGTCGGGTTAAAGACACAATGGTCGCGGGGAATATCTACACTGCCCTCAAGCAGATCCTACGCTTGGGCGGAGATGCCGACTGGAACGGTTCTCTTTACGCGCCTTCCATGGTTGTAGGGGGTCTTTCTGTAACAGGACGTGCTTGA
- a CDS encoding phospholipid carrier-dependent glycosyltransferase, whose translation MVKYRPLPGGTRGQFNRGSALLPAWFWLGLAGLLLLSVTLHFWDLGRFKELVFDEVYYPKYARNYLKGEKLFDPHPPLGKYIIAVGLWVADRFGWTGPVTYRWTEAFFGSMLPLVVAGLAWQIAQRPGFALLAGFFTAADGLLLVESRLGLINIFLVFFGILSQWFFLLGLKVEGRQRWGWLSLSGLSLGAAISVKWNGLGLALAMLLLWLVAWVLRLLRWDRGQRTTNLSRITELSAAQILFCFLLIPIGLYWLQWIPHMQINPEPGLWGLHRQMLEYHQRLGETLANGKPIHPYCSPWWSWPLLLRPMSYYYETLKGTNPETVYALHGMGNPILWWLSTLALLVLTASLLSWFIHPGRRRKDVEAAPWGPLYILLGYAANYLPWSLVGRCTFLYHYMLASIFSFLALAWLTDWSFSQPLFGSGHYEAHQQNRRLRGLGLSVSLAVALGLVFWLPIFMGLPLTYQTFRLRMWLTSWI comes from the coding sequence ATGGTGAAATATCGCCCATTACCCGGTGGAACGCGAGGCCAGTTTAATCGAGGCAGCGCGCTCTTGCCAGCCTGGTTCTGGTTAGGATTGGCAGGTCTGCTGCTGTTATCAGTCACGCTGCATTTTTGGGACTTAGGCCGCTTTAAAGAACTCGTTTTTGATGAGGTCTACTATCCCAAATACGCCCGCAATTATTTGAAGGGCGAAAAGCTTTTTGACCCTCACCCGCCACTAGGCAAATACATCATTGCTGTGGGACTTTGGGTTGCTGATCGGTTTGGCTGGACTGGTCCAGTAACCTATCGCTGGACCGAAGCCTTCTTCGGCTCAATGCTGCCCTTAGTTGTGGCTGGACTGGCTTGGCAAATTGCTCAGCGACCCGGATTTGCCTTGTTGGCTGGCTTTTTTACCGCTGCCGATGGTTTGCTGCTAGTCGAGTCCCGATTGGGCTTGATCAATATCTTCCTGGTCTTCTTTGGCATTTTGAGTCAATGGTTCTTTCTCCTAGGGTTGAAGGTGGAGGGACGCCAACGTTGGGGCTGGTTAAGCTTGTCCGGCCTTAGCCTAGGAGCGGCCATCTCAGTCAAGTGGAATGGGCTTGGTCTTGCCCTAGCCATGCTGCTGTTGTGGTTGGTTGCTTGGGTATTGCGGCTCCTGCGTTGGGACAGAGGGCAGCGTACCACCAACCTCTCTCGTATAACCGAACTGAGCGCAGCTCAAATCCTGTTCTGCTTTCTGCTGATTCCCATTGGGCTGTATTGGCTGCAATGGATTCCACATATGCAGATCAACCCAGAGCCAGGATTATGGGGTCTTCATCGCCAGATGTTGGAATATCACCAGAGGTTGGGCGAAACGTTAGCCAATGGCAAACCAATACATCCCTATTGTTCACCCTGGTGGTCCTGGCCTCTGCTGCTACGGCCGATGAGCTACTACTACGAGACCCTCAAAGGAACTAATCCTGAGACTGTCTATGCCTTGCACGGCATGGGCAATCCAATTCTCTGGTGGCTCTCTACCTTGGCTCTGTTGGTTTTAACGGCTTCTCTGCTGAGCTGGTTCATCCATCCAGGACGGCGTCGCAAAGATGTAGAAGCGGCACCCTGGGGACCGCTTTACATCCTGCTGGGTTATGCCGCTAACTATCTACCCTGGAGTCTAGTGGGCCGTTGCACGTTTCTTTACCACTACATGTTGGCGTCGATTTTCAGCTTCCTAGCCCTAGCTTGGCTAACCGATTGGAGTTTCAGTCAGCCCCTATTTGGGTCCGGACATTATGAGGCACATCAGCAAAACCGCCGACTGCGAGGCTTGGGCCTAAGCGTTAGCCTCGCAGTCGCTCTGGGTCTGGTATTCTGGCTGCCCATCTTCATGGGTTTGCCCCTGACCTATCAGACCTTCCGCCTGCGCATGTGGTTGACGTCCTGGATTTGA
- a CDS encoding chlorophyll a/b-binding protein, whose amino-acid sequence METENRNAWNWGFTAGAENWNGRLAMIGFVAALATEFATGQGVLHFLGLM is encoded by the coding sequence ATGGAAACCGAAAACCGCAATGCCTGGAACTGGGGTTTCACCGCAGGAGCGGAGAACTGGAATGGTCGCCTGGCAATGATTGGCTTCGTCGCAGCCCTGGCTACCGAGTTTGCTACCGGCCAAGGTGTTTTACATTTCCTGGGTTTGATGTAA
- the rpoD gene encoding RNA polymerase sigma factor RpoD encodes MTQANNLLKTIGKPLVADLEQLIDEDVSVVIDVSDEGDDISSDSDDDEGGRSGKARASRRRGPARKKHYTEDSIRLYLQEIGRIRLLRADEEIELARKIADLLELERIRDSLMDRLDREPHDGEWANEVDMPLGAFRERLHKGRRAKDKMVQSNLRLVVSIAKKYMNRGLSFQDLIQEGSLGLIRAAEKFDHEKGYKFSTYATWWIRQAITRAIADQSRTIRLPVHLYETISRIKKTTKLLSQELGRKPTEEEIATRMEMTIEKLRFIAKSAQLPISLETPIGKEEDSRLGDFIESDGETPEDQVAKNLLREDLESVLDTLSPRERDVLKLRYGLDDGRMKTLEEIGQLFNVTRERIRQIEAKALRKLRHPNRNSILKEYIR; translated from the coding sequence ATGACCCAGGCCAACAACTTACTCAAGACCATCGGTAAACCTCTGGTTGCAGACCTAGAGCAACTGATTGATGAAGACGTGAGTGTTGTAATTGACGTCTCCGATGAAGGTGACGACATCAGTTCTGATTCTGATGATGATGAGGGAGGACGCTCCGGTAAAGCTCGTGCCTCCCGACGCCGGGGACCCGCGCGCAAAAAGCACTACACCGAGGACTCTATTCGTCTTTATCTCCAAGAAATTGGCCGCATTCGTCTCTTGCGGGCCGATGAGGAGATCGAACTGGCTCGTAAGATCGCTGATCTATTGGAATTAGAGCGGATTCGCGACAGTTTAATGGATCGGCTCGACCGCGAACCTCATGATGGGGAGTGGGCGAATGAAGTTGATATGCCGTTAGGTGCCTTCCGCGAACGCCTGCACAAAGGGCGTCGTGCTAAGGACAAGATGGTCCAATCCAACTTGCGATTGGTTGTCTCCATCGCCAAGAAATACATGAATCGAGGCCTTTCCTTCCAGGACCTAATTCAGGAAGGTTCTCTAGGTCTGATTCGCGCTGCTGAGAAATTCGACCACGAGAAAGGTTATAAGTTCTCAACCTACGCGACTTGGTGGATCCGTCAGGCTATTACAAGGGCAATTGCTGACCAATCGCGTACGATTCGTCTGCCAGTTCACCTGTACGAAACTATCTCCCGTATTAAGAAGACAACCAAGCTATTGTCTCAAGAGCTGGGTCGCAAACCTACGGAAGAGGAAATCGCTACCCGGATGGAGATGACCATTGAGAAGCTTCGCTTCATTGCGAAGTCTGCTCAGCTTCCCATTTCATTAGAAACTCCCATCGGTAAAGAAGAAGATTCCCGTTTGGGTGATTTCATTGAGTCTGATGGTGAAACCCCTGAGGATCAAGTTGCCAAAAACTTGCTAAGGGAAGACCTCGAAAGCGTATTAGATACCCTGAGCCCTCGGGAACGGGATGTTTTAAAGCTGCGCTACGGTCTCGATGATGGTCGGATGAAAACGCTTGAAGAAATTGGTCAGCTATTTAACGTTACGCGTGAGCGTATTCGTCAAATCGAGGCTAAGGCTCTACGCAAATTGCGACATCCCAACCGTAACAGTATCCTCAAAGAGTACATTCGTTAG
- a CDS encoding DUF2854 domain-containing protein: MLRRVSLGSLGLTVGGILTLMGFVAYFGGNPTLNLIGFFYGIPILLGGAALKASETKPVQLLMQPNSEVLALRQKQQTETLKKVREKATGYLYGEAHLEESLKPLGLEPTDEERPILTHLGETIVEGAYTLVLRLHSPLIDFASWQERRDKIERFFGPGIRAELEQPTPDTVDLSLIVVP; the protein is encoded by the coding sequence ATGTTGCGTCGAGTTTCACTAGGGTCGTTGGGCCTGACGGTAGGCGGGATTTTGACCCTGATGGGCTTCGTGGCTTATTTTGGGGGCAATCCAACTTTGAACCTGATCGGATTTTTTTATGGTATTCCGATTCTGTTGGGTGGAGCAGCCTTAAAGGCATCAGAAACAAAGCCGGTGCAACTGTTAATGCAGCCCAACTCAGAAGTACTAGCACTACGCCAGAAACAACAAACTGAAACTCTGAAAAAAGTGCGTGAAAAGGCGACGGGCTATCTCTATGGCGAAGCCCATTTAGAAGAGTCCCTCAAACCTTTAGGTTTAGAGCCTACGGATGAAGAACGCCCGATTTTAACTCACCTGGGCGAAACGATTGTAGAGGGAGCCTATACTTTAGTGTTGCGCCTACATTCCCCTCTTATCGACTTTGCTAGTTGGCAGGAACGCCGGGATAAGATCGAGCGCTTCTTTGGTCCTGGTATTCGGGCAGAGCTAGAACAGCCTACGCCTGACACAGTAGACCTATCACTAATCGTGGTGCCGTGA
- a CDS encoding TetR/AcrR family transcriptional regulator produces the protein MQLFNSKPPVEPDTRTKILASAQRLFARKGYDATTTRDLAEAAGVAEGTLFRHFSNKKAILIEVATQGWIEILTDLLTELSELASYRAVAQIMRRRMMNLSYNADLMRVCFMEAQFHPDLRDRIQAEVISKMTDVAEAFFQTAMDRGIYRKMNPRVVARVFLGMFAVAGFSNETLTDGDTSPRAMQEMAEGLADIFLNGVLCNQGAEQALASS, from the coding sequence ATGCAACTTTTCAACTCCAAGCCTCCCGTTGAACCAGATACACGTACCAAAATTCTGGCTTCGGCCCAGCGTCTATTTGCCCGCAAAGGCTATGACGCAACAACTACGCGGGATTTAGCAGAGGCAGCAGGCGTTGCAGAAGGAACCTTGTTCCGTCACTTCTCCAATAAGAAAGCCATATTAATCGAAGTCGCCACTCAGGGCTGGATCGAAATCCTCACTGACCTTCTAACAGAACTCAGCGAACTTGCCAGCTATCGAGCAGTGGCTCAGATCATGCGACGACGCATGATGAATCTGAGTTATAACGCCGATCTAATGCGGGTTTGTTTTATGGAAGCGCAGTTCCACCCCGATCTGCGGGACCGCATTCAGGCGGAGGTCATCTCGAAAATGACTGATGTGGCAGAGGCATTCTTCCAAACGGCAATGGACCGAGGCATCTATCGGAAAATGAACCCTCGCGTTGTCGCTCGCGTATTTCTGGGCATGTTTGCCGTGGCGGGCTTCAGCAATGAAACCTTGACGGATGGGGATACTTCGCCCCGAGCGATGCAGGAAATGGCTGAAGGGTTAGCAGATATTTTCTTGAATGGGGTTCTCTGCAATCAAGGAGCCGAGCAAGCCTTAGCTTCCTCTTGA
- a CDS encoding Glu/Leu/Phe/Val dehydrogenase, with protein sequence MMSPSLLPLVTPSPAHICPFDQACSYLEEAAKELQLDSGLLAILSSPRKVVTVSVPVKLDSGEVRVLVGHRVQHCNILGPYKGGTRYHPAVTLQEVSALAMLMTWKCALLGIPYGGAKGGIALDPNQYSVGELERVTRRYTSELINDIGPAVDIPAPDMGTSSREMAWMMDTYSMNVGHAVPGVVTGKPLSIGGSRGRDLATGRGVMIVVREALAERGLSLAGVRVVIQGFGNVGGAAAQLLHDAGAKVLAVSNGRGGIFCETGLDIPALNVYVAQNRQVLAGFPGSIAISNAELLTLPCDVLIPAALENQITEENVARVQATIVAEAANGPVTLAADRALEARGVTVLPDILANAGGVVVSYLEWVQGLSYVFWDEERVNQEMEGLMVQAYRQVTHQAKLRQVPLRLAAYTLGVGRVAQALADRGLYP encoded by the coding sequence ATGATGTCACCATCGCTGCTACCTCTGGTAACCCCCTCCCCAGCGCATATTTGCCCGTTTGATCAAGCATGCAGCTATCTAGAGGAAGCCGCCAAAGAGTTGCAGCTTGATTCAGGGCTACTGGCAATCCTAAGCAGCCCACGCAAAGTCGTTACAGTGTCTGTTCCTGTGAAGTTGGACAGTGGCGAAGTCCGAGTATTAGTAGGGCATCGGGTCCAACACTGCAATATTCTAGGCCCCTACAAAGGTGGCACTCGCTACCATCCTGCGGTGACCTTGCAGGAGGTATCAGCGCTGGCGATGCTAATGACCTGGAAATGTGCGCTCTTAGGAATTCCCTACGGCGGCGCTAAGGGGGGAATCGCGCTAGATCCAAATCAGTACAGTGTGGGCGAACTAGAGCGGGTTACCCGCCGCTACACTAGCGAACTGATTAACGATATCGGTCCGGCTGTCGATATCCCTGCCCCTGACATGGGCACCTCGTCACGGGAAATGGCCTGGATGATGGACACCTACTCCATGAACGTGGGTCATGCAGTACCTGGTGTAGTAACGGGCAAGCCGCTGTCCATTGGCGGTTCCCGAGGCCGTGATCTGGCTACCGGGCGAGGGGTCATGATCGTAGTTCGGGAAGCATTGGCAGAGCGAGGGCTGTCTCTTGCCGGTGTGCGGGTTGTTATCCAGGGGTTTGGCAATGTTGGTGGTGCTGCGGCCCAACTGCTCCATGATGCAGGCGCTAAAGTTCTAGCCGTGTCTAATGGTCGGGGCGGGATTTTTTGTGAAACTGGTCTTGATATTCCAGCCTTAAACGTTTATGTAGCTCAGAACCGGCAAGTCCTAGCAGGGTTCCCAGGTAGCATTGCCATCTCTAATGCTGAGTTGCTGACCCTGCCCTGTGATGTACTGATTCCAGCAGCGCTAGAGAACCAAATTACCGAAGAAAACGTCGCTCGGGTTCAGGCAACTATCGTTGCAGAAGCGGCTAATGGGCCGGTGACCCTGGCTGCTGACCGAGCTTTAGAAGCTCGTGGCGTTACCGTACTGCCTGACATTCTGGCCAATGCCGGTGGCGTGGTAGTCAGTTACTTGGAATGGGTCCAGGGGCTTTCCTATGTATTTTGGGATGAGGAACGGGTTAACCAGGAAATGGAGGGGCTGATGGTACAGGCTTACCGACAGGTCACTCACCAGGCAAAATTACGGCAGGTGCCGCTGCGTCTGGCCGCCTACACCTTGGGCGTCGGGCGGGTTGCCCAAGCCTTGGCTGATCGAGGTCTCTATCCCTAG
- the trmD gene encoding tRNA (guanosine(37)-N1)-methyltransferase TrmD, producing MRIDIVTLFPEFFASPLSSGLMGKALEKGIAEVQFTNPRDFATDKHRRVDDEPYGGGAGMLLKPEPLFAAVESLPCLEPRQVILLSPQGKPLNQALLKELASQYAQLVLVCGHYEGVDERVCEQLITLEVSLGDFVLTCGEIPALALLNGVIRLRPGTVGKEASLKAESFEEDLLDYPQYTRPAEFRGWRVPEVLLSGHHAEIERWRKKQQIQRTRERRPDLLERYERLDEPTN from the coding sequence GTGCGCATTGATATCGTGACGTTGTTTCCAGAGTTTTTCGCCTCGCCCCTAAGCAGTGGGCTAATGGGCAAAGCTCTGGAGAAAGGTATCGCTGAAGTTCAGTTCACTAACCCCCGTGACTTTGCAACCGATAAGCACCGTCGAGTAGACGATGAGCCTTACGGAGGCGGTGCTGGCATGCTGCTTAAACCGGAGCCATTGTTTGCTGCCGTAGAGTCATTGCCTTGTCTAGAGCCACGTCAGGTGATTTTACTATCGCCTCAGGGCAAACCACTAAACCAGGCATTACTCAAGGAACTGGCCAGCCAGTATGCCCAACTTGTACTGGTTTGCGGTCACTACGAAGGCGTTGATGAGCGAGTCTGCGAGCAGCTCATTACGCTGGAAGTTTCGTTGGGAGACTTTGTGCTGACCTGTGGCGAAATCCCAGCCCTCGCCTTACTGAATGGCGTGATTCGTCTGCGCCCTGGCACAGTAGGTAAGGAGGCTTCCTTAAAGGCAGAAAGCTTTGAAGAGGATCTGCTGGATTATCCGCAATACACTCGCCCAGCGGAGTTTCGAGGTTGGCGGGTTCCCGAGGTTTTACTATCTGGGCACCATGCCGAAATTGAGCGCTGGCGCAAAAAACAGCAGATCCAGCGGACGCGTGAGCGACGACCAGATCTGCTAGAGCGCTATGAACGGCTTGACGAACCAACGAACTAA
- a CDS encoding Gfo/Idh/MocA family protein — protein sequence MAIGVGVLGTGFGQKVHIPGFQAHPDTQVVAVFNPDLSKAQTIAEQFQIPHACQRIEDLLALQEVEAVSISTPPFLHYNMACAAIEASKHVLCEKPMTLSVTEARDLHYLAQGRNQIAMLDFEFRCHPQWQYFQELLQSGWIGRKRLINISWLVQSRADAKAAWNWYARKDQGGGALGAIGSHSFDYIAWLFGPVKRLCASLSTAVPARPDPKTGEMRPVDADDTATLLLELADGTPCTLSLSSATYAGRGHWVEVYGEAGSLILGSRNLKDYGHGFTVSAAQAGQDFVPLETPDYLLPKQTYPDGRLAPFIGIVDRFVQAIREGKPAVPSFREGVYSQLLMDLTHQSHEQGRWVEVPTLENFLITGRC from the coding sequence ATGGCAATTGGCGTTGGCGTTCTTGGCACTGGCTTCGGCCAGAAGGTTCACATCCCCGGCTTTCAAGCCCATCCTGATACTCAAGTAGTCGCTGTGTTCAACCCGGACTTGAGCAAGGCACAGACAATTGCCGAGCAGTTCCAAATTCCCCATGCCTGCCAGCGGATCGAGGATTTGCTGGCGCTTCAAGAGGTGGAGGCGGTTAGCATCTCCACGCCGCCGTTTCTGCATTACAACATGGCCTGTGCAGCGATAGAGGCCAGCAAACATGTACTTTGCGAAAAGCCCATGACTCTGAGTGTCACGGAAGCGCGAGACCTCCACTACCTCGCTCAAGGACGCAACCAGATTGCCATGCTGGACTTCGAGTTTCGCTGTCATCCGCAATGGCAGTATTTTCAGGAACTGCTGCAGTCTGGTTGGATTGGGCGTAAACGGTTAATTAACATCAGCTGGCTAGTACAGAGCCGAGCTGACGCCAAGGCAGCCTGGAATTGGTATGCGCGCAAAGACCAGGGTGGCGGTGCCTTGGGCGCAATCGGCTCCCACAGTTTTGACTACATCGCCTGGTTGTTTGGTCCAGTCAAGCGCTTGTGCGCAAGTCTCTCAACTGCTGTGCCTGCGCGTCCTGACCCCAAAACGGGAGAGATGCGTCCGGTCGATGCTGATGACACAGCGACCCTGCTGCTGGAGTTAGCCGATGGCACACCCTGCACCCTCAGCCTCAGTTCTGCAACCTATGCGGGGCGCGGTCATTGGGTCGAGGTTTACGGGGAAGCAGGCAGCCTGATTTTAGGGAGCCGCAACCTCAAAGACTACGGCCACGGCTTCACGGTTTCCGCGGCTCAGGCCGGTCAAGACTTCGTCCCTTTAGAAACGCCAGACTATCTATTGCCCAAACAAACCTACCCGGATGGCAGACTGGCTCCTTTTATCGGCATCGTTGACCGTTTTGTGCAAGCTATTCGGGAGGGTAAGCCGGCGGTGCCTTCGTTCAGGGAAGGTGTTTACTCACAACTGCTAATGGATCTGACCCACCAGTCGCACGAGCAGGGGCGTTGGGTAGAGGTCCCAACGCTGGAGAATTTTCTGATTACTGGACGCTGCTAA
- a CDS encoding acyl-CoA desaturase, with product MTTATQKQLTLDWPVIIFMAGIHLGALFAPFAFSWPAVGLALFLHWITGGLGITLGFHRLVTHRSFQTPKWLEYCFVFCGTLACQGGPIDWIGLHRMHHVYSDQLQDPHDSRQGFWWSHMGWMLYELPGRGDIPRYVKDIIDDPVYQFFQKYFIPIQVALGAVLYLLGGWPFVVWGVFVRLVLVFHCTWFVNSATHLFGYQSHQSGDHSTNCWWVALLTYGEGWHNNHHAFPQSARHGLQWWEIDLTWMTIWLLQKVGLAKKVRLANSATSNA from the coding sequence ATGACAACTGCTACTCAAAAACAACTCACCTTGGACTGGCCAGTCATTATCTTTATGGCTGGCATCCACTTGGGAGCTTTGTTCGCTCCCTTTGCCTTTAGCTGGCCCGCAGTTGGGCTGGCACTGTTCCTGCACTGGATAACGGGAGGCTTGGGCATTACGCTGGGCTTTCACCGGCTAGTGACCCACCGCAGCTTTCAGACGCCCAAGTGGCTAGAGTACTGCTTCGTGTTCTGCGGCACTCTCGCTTGCCAGGGTGGCCCCATTGACTGGATCGGGCTACACCGTATGCATCACGTTTATTCTGACCAACTTCAAGATCCGCACGATTCCAGGCAAGGCTTTTGGTGGAGCCATATGGGCTGGATGCTCTATGAGCTACCAGGCCGTGGGGATATTCCCCGGTACGTCAAAGACATTATTGACGATCCGGTGTACCAATTTTTTCAGAAGTACTTTATCCCAATTCAGGTGGCTCTGGGAGCCGTGCTGTATCTCTTAGGTGGATGGCCCTTCGTGGTCTGGGGCGTGTTTGTCCGCTTGGTGCTGGTATTCCATTGCACCTGGTTTGTGAACAGCGCGACTCACTTGTTCGGCTATCAAAGCCATCAATCTGGCGATCACTCGACCAATTGCTGGTGGGTGGCTCTCCTAACCTATGGTGAAGGCTGGCACAACAACCACCATGCTTTTCCACAGTCAGCCCGCCACGGCCTACAGTGGTGGGAAATTGACCTGACCTGGATGACTATTTGGCTACTGCAAAAAGTTGGCCTTGCTAAAAAGGTCCGGCTTGCCAATAGCGCAACCAGTAACGCGTGA
- a CDS encoding methionine gamma-lyase family protein, with protein sequence MNTSEPVQQAEQILAPVFANIDRQVKHHLKRILTAYREHRVGPHHFAGVSGYGHDDLGRQVIDEVFAQIVGAEAAVVRIQFVSGTHAIACALYGILRPGDELLAVAGHPYDTLEEVIGLRGSGQGSLRELGVSYQELDLTPEGQVDWHALASSVTERTRMVTIQRSCGYSWRSSLSIAEIEKIVHLVKQQNPDTVCFVDNCYGEFVEAQEPTAVGADLMAGSLMKNPGGTIVPTGGYLAGRADLVEAAACRLTAPGIGSSGGATLDQNRLLLQGLFLAPQMVAEAMKGNHLAGYVFRELGYRVNPAPEAPRRDVIQAIELGSAAKLQAFCRALQAWSPIGSYLDPIPAAMPGYESDLVMAGGSFIDGSTSELSADGPLREPYIVFLQGGTHWTHVALALEAVVAAIGPA encoded by the coding sequence ATGAATACCTCAGAGCCAGTTCAACAAGCCGAGCAAATCTTAGCGCCAGTTTTTGCAAATATCGACCGTCAAGTCAAACATCATCTCAAGCGCATCTTGACGGCTTATCGAGAACACCGCGTTGGCCCCCATCACTTCGCGGGTGTCTCCGGCTACGGCCACGATGATTTGGGGCGTCAGGTGATTGATGAAGTCTTCGCGCAAATCGTAGGCGCAGAGGCGGCGGTCGTCCGGATTCAGTTCGTCTCCGGCACCCACGCGATTGCCTGTGCCCTCTATGGGATTTTGCGTCCAGGTGATGAGTTGCTAGCGGTGGCCGGTCATCCCTATGACACTTTAGAGGAAGTGATTGGCCTGCGAGGCAGTGGCCAAGGGTCACTGCGGGAGTTGGGAGTCAGTTACCAAGAGCTAGACCTCACTCCAGAAGGCCAAGTCGACTGGCATGCGCTTGCTAGTTCGGTTACGGAACGAACGCGGATGGTTACAATCCAGCGCTCCTGTGGTTATTCCTGGCGCTCCAGCCTCTCAATTGCCGAGATCGAGAAGATCGTTCATCTGGTCAAGCAGCAGAATCCTGACACTGTTTGTTTTGTCGATAACTGCTACGGCGAATTCGTTGAGGCCCAAGAACCCACAGCCGTAGGTGCTGACTTGATGGCTGGCTCACTAATGAAAAATCCAGGCGGCACCATTGTGCCCACGGGTGGCTATCTGGCTGGACGGGCCGATTTAGTTGAGGCTGCCGCCTGTCGGCTGACCGCTCCGGGTATTGGCTCGTCCGGGGGCGCCACCTTAGACCAAAACCGGTTGCTATTGCAGGGCTTATTTCTAGCGCCCCAGATGGTTGCTGAGGCAATGAAAGGCAACCACTTAGCCGGTTACGTGTTTCGAGAGCTGGGCTACCGCGTTAATCCAGCCCCAGAAGCTCCCCGCCGAGATGTCATTCAGGCCATTGAATTAGGCAGCGCAGCGAAACTACAAGCATTTTGTCGAGCTTTGCAAGCTTGGTCTCCCATTGGCTCTTACCTCGATCCAATACCCGCCGCCATGCCCGGCTACGAAAGTGACCTGGTAATGGCAGGAGGAAGCTTCATTGATGGCAGCACTTCTGAGCTTTCGGCGGATGGGCCCTTGCGCGAACCTTACATTGTCTTTTTGCAAGGTGGTACTCACTGGACCCATGTCGCTTTAGCCTTAGAAGCGGTTGTGGCAGCAATTGGTCCCGCTTAG